A stretch of Methanobrevibacter sp. YE315 DNA encodes these proteins:
- a CDS encoding biotin transporter BioY, with the protein MNLDNYYSTRKNVFERIQDASTATKLLMSLMMACFTGIMAQIIIPLPWTPVPITAQTFAVLCSGLFLGKKYGCLSQILYIVLGVAFIPWFGGMTGGLDIFLGSTLGFFIGFVIASYFIGAITEKYAKARNFTRMAIVIGIANFALIYIPGLAGLALWYSLTQGATIGVVDLLMMGLVPFIVGDIVKILGAASVSKVFLPKD; encoded by the coding sequence ATCAATTTGGATAATTATTATAGTACCAGAAAAAATGTTTTTGAAAGAATTCAAGATGCCAGTACTGCAACCAAGTTACTCATGTCCTTAATGATGGCATGTTTTACTGGTATAATGGCACAAATCATTATCCCGCTCCCATGGACTCCAGTTCCTATAACTGCACAGACTTTTGCAGTATTATGTTCTGGTTTATTCTTAGGTAAAAAATACGGATGCCTAAGCCAAATTCTATATATTGTTTTAGGTGTTGCATTCATCCCTTGGTTTGGAGGAATGACCGGCGGGCTTGACATATTCTTAGGTTCAACTCTCGGATTCTTCATTGGATTTGTCATTGCATCATACTTTATTGGGGCAATAACTGAAAAATATGCAAAAGCACGTAACTTTACAAGAATGGCAATCGTGATTGGAATTGCAAATTTCGCTTTGATTTACATTCCAGGTCTTGCAGGTCTTGCATTATGGTATAGCTTAACTCAAGGCGCAACCATTGGCGTTGTTGATCTTTTAATGATGGGTCTTGTACCATTCATTGTAGGAGATATTGTAAAGATTTTAGGTGCAGCATCTGTTTCTAAAGTATTCTTACCAAAAGACTAA
- a CDS encoding V-type ATP synthase subunit D, whose product MAQDIIDGINPTRMELLSLKNRTKLAVKGHGLLKEKRDALIKEFFDILDRVKGIRENAELSLQEANDALLEAQIAMGDLAVKKAALSVKESIDVEITSRSVMGVAVPVTNVKMEERSLIDRGYGFSDTTIQLDEAAKKFEESLKYLIELGEVEKTIFLLAEEIEATKRRVNALEHIMIPRFQNTEKYIDMRLQEMERENFVRLKMIRSTMEKNEKAAAAAEAAQNAEA is encoded by the coding sequence ACTCGTATGGAGTTATTATCTCTTAAAAACAGAACTAAACTTGCTGTTAAAGGGCATGGTTTACTCAAAGAGAAAAGGGATGCTTTAATTAAAGAGTTTTTTGATATCTTGGATCGTGTCAAAGGTATTCGTGAAAATGCAGAATTAAGTCTACAGGAAGCTAATGATGCTTTACTTGAAGCTCAAATTGCAATGGGTGATTTGGCTGTTAAGAAAGCAGCATTATCTGTTAAAGAATCCATTGATGTAGAAATTACATCAAGAAGTGTAATGGGTGTTGCAGTACCTGTAACCAATGTTAAAATGGAAGAAAGATCTCTTATTGACAGGGGTTACGGTTTTTCAGACACCACAATACAATTAGACGAAGCTGCAAAGAAATTCGAGGAATCTCTTAAGTATTTAATTGAACTTGGTGAAGTAGAAAAAACTATTTTCTTACTCGCTGAAGAAATTGAAGCTACAAAACGTAGAGTAAATGCTTTAGAACACATTATGATTCCAAGATTCCAAAATACTGAAAAGTATATTGATATGAGACTCCAAGAAATGGAAAGAGAAAACTTCGTAAGATTGAAAATGATTAGATCAACAATGGAGAAAAATGAAAAAGCAGCTGCTGCAGCTGAAGCAGCTCAAAATGCAGAAGCTTAA
- a CDS encoding ATP-grasp domain-containing protein produces MKKLLLIGIDTRSMLNSALQLDYEIYSTSYFSTSDTPTIKNQKIILNESVDESCGVFENEFNPQNLLDISRDYIDEVDHIIPISGVSPSDFSKKDRKKILGTSDVGNIEDKFKFFKRIENKFLTPMTFRLSDIGEAFEISENYNDIQFILKPVKGSGGYDITLLDNVEELQFSDNEFILQEYVEGINLSSSLLASQNDSKTIINSRLLTENDFEKNNSFIYVGNILPLTDESIMAKVNDIDGIVHQMKTTSEKLAKEFKLLGSNGVDYVLNENGLYVIEINPRLQGTFECVEKSLGINMLDAHIKACQGEIVNIPKPKCYSYKKIIYSPTRMKYEKIDLDNIYDLPHIGSITEKSQPLLTIIDTDEDFKELFEKVESASKKVNEVAKKAQLDGK; encoded by the coding sequence ATGAAAAAGCTATTACTTATTGGAATTGATACAAGAAGTATGCTTAACAGTGCATTGCAGCTAGACTATGAAATATACTCCACTAGTTACTTTTCCACATCAGATACTCCAACCATCAAAAATCAGAAAATTATTCTAAATGAAAGTGTGGATGAAAGTTGCGGTGTTTTTGAAAATGAGTTCAATCCTCAAAACCTTTTGGATATCTCAAGAGATTACATTGATGAGGTTGACCATATAATTCCAATCTCAGGTGTTTCGCCAAGCGACTTTTCAAAAAAAGATCGAAAGAAAATTTTGGGAACCTCTGATGTTGGAAACATTGAGGATAAATTCAAATTCTTTAAAAGAATTGAAAATAAATTTTTAACACCTATGACTTTTAGGTTAAGTGATATAGGTGAAGCATTTGAAATAAGTGAAAATTACAATGACATTCAATTTATTTTAAAACCCGTTAAAGGAAGTGGAGGGTATGACATAACTCTTTTAGATAATGTGGAAGAGTTGCAATTTAGTGACAATGAATTCATTTTGCAGGAATATGTGGAGGGCATCAACCTAAGTTCATCATTATTGGCCAGCCAGAATGATTCAAAAACAATAATCAATTCAAGACTGCTTACCGAGAATGACTTTGAAAAAAATAACAGCTTCATATATGTTGGAAATATTTTGCCTCTGACAGACGAGTCAATAATGGCGAAAGTGAATGACATCGATGGGATAGTTCACCAAATGAAAACAACATCCGAAAAACTAGCTAAGGAATTTAAGTTGCTGGGTTCAAATGGCGTTGACTATGTTCTTAATGAAAATGGATTATATGTTATCGAAATCAATCCTCGACTTCAGGGGACATTCGAATGTGTTGAAAAGTCATTAGGCATAAACATGCTAGATGCCCACATCAAGGCATGCCAAGGTGAAATAGTAAATATTCCAAAACCGAAATGTTACTCCTACAAAAAAATTATCTATTCTCCAACAAGGATGAAATACGAAAAAATAGATTTGGACAACATCTATGACCTTCCCCACATCGGATCAATAACTGAAAAATCACAGCCGTTGCTAACAATAATTGATACTGATGAAGATTTTAAAGAATTATTTGAAAAAGTAGAATCAGCAAGCAAAAAAGTAAATGAAGTTGCTAAAAAAGCCCAACTAGATGGCAAATGA
- a CDS encoding DUF1284 domain-containing protein, with protein MKLFLRGHHLLCLKGFQGYGYDENFTENMIEVNEKRKLPQTNVYLTNAPDDICKACPNLKNNICGDELQNERIINMDNEVLNKLDISKEHNSVDLFEKIDNIFNTKESVSKICFECMWHDKCLFYQKLSNNR; from the coding sequence ATGAAACTATTCTTAAGAGGACATCACTTATTATGCCTTAAGGGTTTTCAGGGCTACGGATACGATGAAAACTTTACTGAAAACATGATTGAGGTCAATGAAAAAAGAAAATTACCTCAGACAAATGTTTATCTGACAAACGCCCCTGACGACATTTGCAAAGCATGCCCCAATCTGAAAAATAATATTTGCGGCGATGAATTGCAAAATGAAAGAATCATAAATATGGACAATGAAGTGTTAAATAAATTAGATATTTCAAAAGAGCATAATTCTGTTGATTTATTTGAAAAAATTGATAATATTTTTAATACAAAAGAAAGCGTTTCTAAAATTTGTTTTGAATGTATGTGGCATGATAAATGCTTATTTTACCAAAAATTATCAAATAACCGATAG